GCGAATTCTGGGCGATGACGACCGAGGGCGACGGCAACTACGGCCTGCAAAAGTTCCTCGAGCAGGAAGGCGCGGAGGTCGACATCCAGGGTGTCACCAACTGGCTGCTGTTCATGATCTGGGAGAACAAGTTCGACCGCTTGAAACGCCTGGAGCTTCGCGAGGAAGACGGCGGGCGCAAGGGCCTGCGCGGCAAGAACGCCGCGAAGACGCTCATCAGCCTGGCCATCGCGGACAAGGCGCTGCGCGTGCACTTCCACATGTACGCGAAGGCGCTCGGTCTTTACAACTACCACCTGCCGAACCTCGAAGAGATCGCCCAATTGGCCGGCCGGCACTACGACAACAGCGTCCGAGGCGGCGAAGGGCACATGGAGGTCGGCAAGCTGATTCATTTCGTCGAGGACAAGGTCAACCACATGACCGTCTCGGTGAAGCCGTTCGGCTGCATGCCCTCCTCCGGCGTGTCTGACGGCGTGCAGTCGTACGTGACGGGCAAATATCCCGACGCGATATTCCTGCCGATCGAAACGACCGGCGACGGCAAGGTCAATGTGCAGTCGCGCGTGCAGATGATGCTCTTCAAGGCGCGGCAGAAGGCGGCCGAAGAGTTCCAGGCGGCGCTCGAAAAATCGGAGCTGACCGAAAAACAGGTGCGTGCGCGCCTTCGTTACGGCCGCTACGCCTCGAACTTCTGGCGCCCGCGGCACGTGACGGCCGGCGCGGCGACGAACATCGTCTACGCCGTCTCCGACGCGTGGTGGCGCAAGTGCCTGCTGGCGTGGTCGCCGTTCAAGGTTCTGCGCTGGCTGGCGAACCCCCCGATGCTGCGCGCGCGCCTGGAGGAGTAGCGGCGCGCCTGGGAGCGCCGAACGCCTGTTCCGCAAGGTCGTTCGCCGCGCTTTCCGAAACCAGCGACATTCGCAAGAATGGCCCCGCCCCCCGGCGGGGCCGTTTTCATTTTGGAGTCGCCCTTGCCCGACGCGCCGCGCGCCAACAATGCCGTTCGTCCGGAGTTCGTCGCGGCGCTTTGCGTCGCGGCGATCTTCATCGCAATGAACTGGCAGGCGACGCGGTTTGCGTCGAACGAAGACGCTTTCATCAGCTATCGCCACGCGGCGAATCTCGTGAACGGACACGGACTCGTCTTCAATGCGGGCGAGCGCGTCGAGGGCATCACGAACCTCGCGTGGACGCTTTTCCTCGCGGGGCTGTACGCGATCTTCGGCGCGAAGCTGCCGCAGGTTGTGCCGATCGTGCAGATCGTGCTTGGCCTCGGCGTCCTTTGGGTTGCCTGGCAATGGACGCGCAATATCGTTCCCGTCTTCGTGCTCGCGGTGCTGCCGGGGTTCGTGGATACAACCGGCTGGGGCCTGGAGACCGTGCTTGTCGC
This region of bacterium genomic DNA includes:
- a CDS encoding 2-hydroxyglutaryl-CoA dehydratase, translated to MTQTHLSVEEFARREAESLGLGDDGKYWTDNMVDPSFKASERDDTTLLVSGLTHAHDTLIVAALKGLGYRVKAMDCPDNAALQFGKEFGNRGQCNPTYYTVGNLVKHLTHLRDDLGLSADEIKKKNIFVTAGACGPCRFGMYVTEYRKALRDAGFDGFRVMLFQQQGGLKQATGDDEGLKIDQQFAFTLVRSIMAGDVLNLVAYRIRPYEVEKGATDKALAECRVILSDALAAKKSIIVALWRCRKVLKEVKLDRLRPKPVVSVIGEFWAMTTEGDGNYGLQKFLEQEGAEVDIQGVTNWLLFMIWENKFDRLKRLELREEDGGRKGLRGKNAAKTLISLAIADKALRVHFHMYAKALGLYNYHLPNLEEIAQLAGRHYDNSVRGGEGHMEVGKLIHFVEDKVNHMTVSVKPFGCMPSSGVSDGVQSYVTGKYPDAIFLPIETTGDGKVNVQSRVQMMLFKARQKAAEEFQAALEKSELTEKQVRARLRYGRYASNFWRPRHVTAGAATNIVYAVSDAWWRKCLLAWSPFKVLRWLANPPMLRARLEE